The genomic window AATGGCAGATGACaaaggagagatggaggggaACTGGAAGGATCAGAAGAGAGATGGagactgtggaagagagagggagtcaAAGGACACAGAAGAGACAAGAAATGTAAGAAATGGGAGCAATGAATGGCAGATGACaaaggagagatggaggggaactggaagggacagaagagagatggagactgtggaagagagagggagtcaAAGGACACAGAAGAGACAAGAAATGTAAGAAATGGGGGCAATGAATGGCAGATGACaaaggagagatggaggggaACTAGAAGGATCAGAAGAGAGATGGAGActatggaagagagagggagtcaAAGGACACAGAAGAGACAAGAAATGTAAGAAATGGGGGCAATGAATGGCAGATGACaaaggagagatggaggggaACTGGAAGGATCAGAAGAGAGATGGAGtctgtggaagagagagggagtcaAAGGACACAGAAGAGACAAGAAACATAAGAAATGGGGGCAATGAATGGCAGATGACaaaggagagatggaggggaACTGGAAGGGACAGAAGAGAGATGGAAATAACGATGGTGGAGATAAAGGggagatgaaggagaaaaaaggaaaataaagacaaTGGATGGTAGAAACAAATGGAAGACAAAGGTGAAAGCTGAAAGTgacagaagggaggaagaggcaacagaagataaaggaaatgaaagatggagGAGCTAACAAGGGCAGAGAAAAGGGGGTAATAGAGAGATAGCCTTAGTTCCTGAAGAGGAGGAGGCTCCCCTACACCCTCTCTGAGAAAGCAGAGTGGTTAGGGAAGAGGGATGAGGCCCCAGAGACCATACTCACAATCTCCCACATGGACTGTGAGGGCATACAGGAGTCACAGTGTACCAGGGACTCTGTAGACTGGGGAAAGGTGTTGGGAACACTGTAGCTGAAACACTGTCCCAGGCAGGCCCTACAGGGAAACAGATGGTCgggtgaggaggagggaagggaaaactcAATCACTACCCATCCCCGGCTTCTCTCAGATCCACAGCCCATTTTTTAATGAGGGTCATGGGAGGCAACAAGGCCAGGAAGGAACCTGGTTTCACTTGATGTAAAGAGACAGAGACCAGGCTCTGCCTAAGTCAAGGAGCATcctatccctccctccttcccactagTCCCTCCACCTCCCATCGCTTTCCCCTCACTCCAGCTCCTACCTGTTCTGGATGGATTTGGATTTACAGCCACTGTGCCCCACAATCTGGGTGATGTTCTTGGCCTCGCACCAGGCACTCTTGTCTGGGAACAGTGCCAGCTTGTTGATGGGAGGGGGGGCAGCCAACAGCACCACAGGGAGGAGGGCACCCACCAGGATCCACAGCATCATGCCCGACACCACCAGAGCCCTGCAATGGAATCCAGAACCCACAGGTGATGCCCTGCTGTCAGGAAGAAGAAACCCAAAAGAGACCGGCTTCTCCAGTTAGGAACAGGGGTGTCTTTCCCTGGGCAGAAGCATCACTGAAGTCAGGCCTGGTGGACTACAGATGAACAATAAGGTCTCTGTGCCTCATGGATGTCCTTGATCTCCCATCTGCATCAATGCGCCATCACTGAGTATTTCtgaagcacctactctgtgccagaaactgtgctggGTAccaaagagtcaaagaaaaaacaGTCTTTGTCCTCCATCTCAAGAGACAATACATAAAATGTATACACATCAAATACCAGGCAATCTGAGGAGAAAAAGCAGAGTTAGGGGAAGAATTAGGAAAGGTCTGGTGTAAAAGGTAACAGGAGAAGAAGCATGGAAGGAAACTAAATATTCTGGCGATTGGACATAGTTTcctgtgtgaggaatagcaagaaggttGGTTTGGCTGGACTGTAGAATACAGGAAAAAGAACAACATACAAGAAAGCTGGAAAGGGAGATCAGTACCACGTCTGAAGGGCTTTCGATGACAACAAAAGAAGgctgtatttgatcctagagctgCTAAGAGGAAAGGATTGAAGTTACTGAGGAGAAGAAGGACGTAGGCTTTCATAAAATTCCTCTGGCAGCCAGgaagaggatggattggaaaatgGGACGAATCGAGGCATGGAGGACCATTTAGGCGGCTACTGAAATCATCCAGGTGTGAGGTCGGGAGAGCGGtcatgtgaatggagagaaggggaaagaggagagagatggtAGAGAAGGAGAATTAGCAAGAACTGCCATTTGACTGCATATGGCACGtgaaaaagaaatacaaccaCACAAACTAAATTTTAAAGATTAATGTTGCAAAATGATAAACAAAGATGGCCCAAAAGACgaaagatgaaaagaaacttCCTCAAAAAACTCTAGAAAGATTTagatgaagtgatgtaaagtgaagtgagcagaaccaggagaatgttgcacatggtaacagcaatatgtCAACTCCAGGGACtcgtgacaaaaaaaaaaaggcaattcacTGCTAGTGTCATCTATATGAGACTGAAAATGCAGATGTAagcactttatttccttcatacaattttctctagtgtaagcaatatgtgtcttcttttataatATGATGAACAGGAGAAAATGTATCATtgaataacacatgtacaacctatatcatattacttgccatcttggggaggcaGAAGGGgcgaaagggagggagagaacatggattgcaaaatgtcagaaaatggctattaaaaattgtatcaatacgtaatctggaaaaatcattttttttaattttaaagacacTCCCATGGGatagttagatggctcagtggatggagagtcaggcccagagataggaggtcttgggttcaaatgtggcctcagacacttctagctgggtgaccctgacaCTTACCTagctaacccttaccactcttctgccttggaaccaatacacagtattgactctaagtcagaaagtaagggttttttaaaaataaaaagcattcccACACCCCCTCCTTACAGAGGTAGGTGGTCCACAATTGTGAGAGCTTGGTATTTGTGGTATTGTGAGAGCTTGGTATTTAGTGAGATGGCCTCCTTTGGTCAAGgtctttaactactgcctggctcagcctgagccagagcagtttaaattctctccctctctccctctctccccccccctccttctttctctctccccacctctctcagtctctctctgtctctctccctctctgtctctctctttttctctctcaccacctctctctctctctttgtctctccctttctatctctccttgcctctctctttctctctgtctctctcctctctctctcctctccctctctctgtctctctctgtctctctttctctctctctctgtctctctctccctctctgtctcttcctctctgtctctgtctctgtctgtctgtctgtctgtctctctctctctctctctctctctctgtcttccttaaaaaatattttttatacagGATGgctgggatggggagggaaagggatacTGGGGGAAACAATAGTATGTAAAAATAGACGACATCAACTAAaacctatcttttaaaaaaggatcCCCTCTCTATCACATTAAACCAGTGGTCATCTAgattttgcttgaagacttccactgAGGGGGAGTCACTCCCCATCCCTCTTTTGGGCAGCTCTGCTTTttagtgtataattagaatttgaaccccaggactctaaatcccagcttcccatgttccttctcacatgaTGTCCTTATGTTTTGTAGGCAAAGTTTGTGTGTGAGCCAGCCTCTCGATTTTCTCCCCGGATCCTGGCTGGGAAAGCGGGCTTTATGCCAGCCAGGAGAATCTACacatgtgggtttactttttgttagatcaTTAGGTATGAACTATTTCTTTtagcttattttctttctacttcaaatggttattaataaactttatacaatataatacttggagttattggatattaattgaAATCTTACATCAGGAAGGCTTTTTTGAGACCAAGcctaagtttccttctttacaacACTGAACCGAATATTCTTGGAACTgcaacaagtctaatccttctccCATGAGATAACGCTTCAAATCCTTGCACGCAGCTATCCTGTTaacttctcttctccaaactaaacaATCCCTAGTTCCTTCAATCCTTATATGGCATCCACTCGAGGCCCTTCATCAAGCTGCTTATTCTTTTATGGACTCCCTCCAACTTCCagtgtcctttctaaaatgtggtgtCCAAAACTGAACACAGTACTCCAGATTTTGAATCAAGGCAGAACAAAGAAGGACCACTACCTCCTGGTTCCTAAAAGCAgtgtctctctctgctctctaattctgtctctctgtgtgtgtctctatctctctctgtctctgtctttctctctctgtgtctgtctgtctgtctgtctgtctccgcccccccccctttattctcaattcactgagccaagacagaagaacaataagggctggtcaattgggattaagtggcttgcctagggtcacacagctatctgaggccatatctgaaccaTCTCTAGGAGTAACtctatccatctagctgcccccagccATGCCTCTCTTAATGCACTTCAaaattgacattttttaaaatactcaaTCACATTGTTGATTCATATCGAGCTTGTGGTCCACTACAATCCCCAGATCTTCAGAAAAACTGCTATATAGCCATGCCTCCCCCCATGTCATACTTAGGAAGTTAACTTCTTGAACCtatgtaagactttacatttatctctaatGCATTTGGTTTAATTAGATTCAGCTCAGTCTTCTAGCCTATAGCCTAGCAGGTCCTTTTGGGATCCTGACAGTGTGTCAGTCATCTCTACCAGTTCGGTGTCATTTGCAAAGGGGATGATCCATGCCTTTAtagaagtcattgataaaaatgtgaaacagTGCAGGCCCAAGTCCAGACTCCTGCTAGAACAAAGCCTACCCAGTAATGGTTGTAGGCAACTAAGGGAGACCACTCGCCTGTTTTACAAAATCAGAAACCAGTATGAGGGAcatctaagtggttcagtggattgagagccaggcctagagatgggaagtcctgagttcaaatctggcctcagactcttcctagatgggtgaccctgggcaagtcacttaacccccattgtctagcccttgcagTTATTCAGTCTTGGAACTAaagcacagtactgattctaagacaggtgggtaagagattttaaaaaaacatgtgtGCTAACCCAGAGCTATATTTGAAATACTCTGCAATCTCATTCATTTGGAAATTTCCTCTAAGAAGGAAGATTGCAAACCATTCATTCCTCAAGCAATCCTTGTCCGTGTTCTCCTGTAAGTCTTCCATAGGACCCCACCCAATATGCTGAActacatcaataaaaataaaattcagggtGAGTGACTAAAAGGGCCTGCACTGGGCTCAAGAAATCAGCTTCACAAATACAGAATGGAAGAGGATAATCTGACACACGTCAAGACTAGCTCTGGCTCGGATACTAGCTGCTCATGTGACTCCACAAAAAAAGACCGGAGGGTCTTGGTGAACTGACTGAATGCTATGTAGAATGCAACAGCCCCAAAGCTCATGTGATATTTAAACTGCATTCATAGGAGCGCAGTGTTCAGGGTGGCTGAGATAATATTCCTTTTGCCCTCTCTCCCAGGAAAACAGGACTGGGATAA from Monodelphis domestica isolate mMonDom1 chromosome 4, mMonDom1.pri, whole genome shotgun sequence includes these protein-coding regions:
- the NBL1 gene encoding neuroblastoma suppressor of tumorigenicity 1 yields the protein MMLWILVGALLPVVLLAAPPPINKLALFPDKSAWCEAKNITQIVGHSGCKSKSIQNRACLGQCFSYSVPNTFPQSTESLVHCDSCMPSQSMWEIVTLDCPSHDEMPRVDKLVEKIVHCSCQACGKEASHEEMSFFTHGREEHPGSHPGRHSLEVEEPPGPTHPVEEGAEE